Within Geitlerinema sp. PCC 9228, the genomic segment AGAAACCAATGCAGCCAAACCCTGTTGATTTAACATTCTTTTGACCTTTGAGAAAATCGATCGCCGCTTGGATATCCCTGAGAAGTTCCGATGCCTTGGTCATGTTTTTGTATTTTCTGCCCAATTCCAAATCTTCATCGGAATATCCGGTTTCAAAACCACCACCGGCCGTGCGTTGGTACAAAGCCGGCGCGATCGCAACATATCCTTGGCGGGCAATTTTTTCCGTTACTTCCCGAATGTGGGCATTGACCCCAAAGACTTCCTGCAGCACGATAATGCCAGGATAGGTCCCCTCTGCTGTCGGTTGGGCTAAATAGCTGTCAATTTGTAGGTCGGCGTTGGGAACCTTCACCCACTCGCTACGAATTTCCATCGCTGCCATAGCCGTTTCTCCTTATGCACTCGGCGGTACTAGTATTATTTGTCCGTGCTTGTTTGTCATTTGTCAATGGTTTTGTAGAAAATAGCACCATCCAGCCAAAAACTTTTTTATTTCGACAACGACAGTCTCCCCCACTGCTTGCCCTTTTTAGAACACCTATTTCAACGATCGAAAAATATGGCCAGCGAACCTCATTTTATCTTAGATATTACCACAGTTTTAGGCGCATCCGCCCTCGGCGGTTACATTGCCAATCG encodes:
- a CDS encoding dienelactone hydrolase family protein, with translation MAAMEIRSEWVKVPNADLQIDSYLAQPTAEGTYPGIIVLQEVFGVNAHIREVTEKIARQGYVAIAPALYQRTAGGGFETGYSDEDLELGRKYKNMTKASELLRDIQAAIDFLKGQKNVKSTGFGCIGFCFGGHVAYLAATLNDIQATASFYGAGLVSMTPGGGEPTIERTPEINGTVYAFFGTEDPLIALEEVDQVEAALQKHQVPHKVFRYQGASHGFCCDHRESYHGPAATDAWNHVFEELFPQLK